A stretch of the Rhodohalobacter mucosus genome encodes the following:
- the tsaD gene encoding tRNA (adenosine(37)-N6)-threonylcarbamoyltransferase complex transferase subunit TsaD, which produces MNILGIESSCDETAAAVYSDGEILSNVIASQTVHERFGGVVPELASRAHHKTIWSTVEQALSEAGTELRHIDYIAVTRGPGLLGSLLVGLSFAKGLSIAHNIPLIGVNHIDAHLYANFIEHEESYPFVGLIVSGGHTRLVHVKEPLKHDVLGETRDDAAGEAFDKIGKLLGLPYPAGPEMDKLAQDGNPGFHDFPRSMMGKGLDFSFSGLKTSVLYYLQEKDEAFIAENRHHICASVSAAITDVLTAKLKRAAEKTGTKQLMLAGGVSANSMLRKKTGILAERSGYKLMIPSLQYCTDNAAMIAITGSIMARKGMVGDLTMKPFARLETQSAKV; this is translated from the coding sequence TCCAACGTGATCGCTTCACAGACCGTGCACGAACGGTTTGGTGGAGTTGTTCCTGAACTCGCCTCACGTGCTCATCATAAAACCATATGGAGCACGGTAGAACAGGCTTTGAGCGAAGCAGGTACCGAACTCCGCCATATTGACTACATTGCCGTAACCCGGGGCCCGGGCCTGCTGGGCTCGCTGTTGGTCGGACTCAGTTTTGCCAAGGGATTGTCAATTGCGCACAACATCCCATTGATTGGAGTTAATCATATCGATGCCCATCTGTATGCCAACTTCATTGAACACGAAGAGAGTTACCCGTTTGTGGGCCTGATCGTATCCGGTGGGCATACGAGACTGGTGCACGTGAAAGAACCCCTGAAACATGATGTGCTGGGTGAAACACGAGATGATGCTGCAGGCGAAGCCTTCGACAAAATCGGTAAACTTCTGGGGCTGCCATATCCGGCAGGCCCCGAAATGGACAAACTTGCGCAGGATGGGAATCCCGGTTTTCATGATTTTCCACGCTCTATGATGGGCAAGGGGCTGGATTTCAGTTTTTCAGGACTGAAGACCAGCGTGCTGTACTATCTGCAGGAGAAGGATGAAGCATTTATTGCTGAAAACCGTCACCATATCTGTGCAAGCGTTTCGGCAGCAATAACGGATGTGCTGACCGCAAAACTGAAAAGGGCAGCCGAAAAAACGGGAACGAAGCAGCTGATGCTTGCCGGAGGGGTTTCTGCAAATTCGATGCTAAGAAAAAAAACCGGAATACTTGCCGAAAGATCGGGTTACAAATTAATGATTCCCTCTCTTCAATACTGTACGGATAATGCAGCCATGATCGCCATAACAGGATCCATAATGGCTAGAAAAGGAATGGTGGGCGACCTCACAATGAAGCCATTTGCCAGGCTTGAGACGCAGTCGGCGAAGGTGTAA
- a CDS encoding isocitrate/isopropylmalate dehydrogenase family protein, protein MHNVVLIPGDGIGKEITKSVTTILETAGAEMNWVRCSAGESANKELGNPLPQETLDAIEKHRIVLKGPLTTPVGAGFRSINVALRQKFNLYSNIRPARSLPNIESPFRGVDLVLFRENTQGLYIGKEHWIDDEEKHAESIAVVTREASEKIITAAFEYAKKFGRKKITLVHKANILKLTTGLFLTIGKEISAKYPEIEFEDLIVDNMAMQMVMRPQRFDVIVTTNLFGDILSDLASGLVGGLGVTGAANIGDDAAMFEAVHGSAPDIAGKGLANPTALLFSSLMMLEYLNEGRVAEKIRSAVYTVLQEHKSSCTRDVGGEGTTATYTEAICRLLRD, encoded by the coding sequence ATGCATAACGTTGTATTGATTCCCGGAGACGGAATCGGCAAGGAGATTACAAAATCTGTTACAACCATATTGGAAACGGCCGGTGCTGAAATGAACTGGGTGAGATGCAGTGCCGGTGAGAGTGCAAACAAAGAATTGGGAAACCCGCTGCCTCAGGAAACGCTGGATGCCATTGAAAAGCACAGAATTGTTCTCAAGGGGCCGCTGACAACTCCCGTGGGAGCCGGATTTCGTTCGATCAATGTCGCGCTAAGGCAGAAATTCAATTTGTACAGCAATATTCGACCGGCGCGTTCTTTACCAAATATTGAAAGTCCGTTCAGGGGCGTGGATCTTGTCTTGTTCCGTGAAAATACACAGGGTCTCTATATCGGAAAAGAGCATTGGATTGATGATGAAGAGAAGCACGCAGAAAGTATCGCGGTCGTGACCCGGGAAGCCAGTGAAAAAATTATTACCGCCGCATTTGAGTATGCAAAGAAATTTGGACGTAAAAAGATAACGCTGGTCCACAAAGCCAATATACTGAAACTTACCACAGGGTTATTTCTGACAATCGGGAAGGAGATTTCCGCTAAATACCCGGAGATAGAATTTGAAGATCTGATCGTGGATAATATGGCAATGCAGATGGTGATGCGTCCGCAGCGGTTTGATGTGATCGTTACCACCAACCTTTTTGGTGATATTCTATCGGATCTTGCATCCGGTCTGGTTGGTGGCCTTGGGGTTACGGGCGCAGCCAATATCGGGGACGATGCGGCCATGTTTGAGGCCGTTCACGGCTCAGCACCCGACATTGCCGGAAAAGGGCTCGCCAACCCAACGGCACTTCTGTTTTCATCCCTGATGATGCTCGAATATCTGAATGAGGGCAGGGTTGCAGAGAAGATCCGGTCAGCAGTCTACACCGTTCTGCAGGAACACAAGTCCAGCTGCACCCGTGATGTAGGTGGAGAAGGGACCACAGCAACTTAC